A single region of the Montipora foliosa isolate CH-2021 unplaced genomic scaffold, ASM3666993v2 scaffold_447, whole genome shotgun sequence genome encodes:
- the LOC137989221 gene encoding uncharacterized protein isoform X1, protein MKMQTVRQKPWSVMSIILVVAFIIITPYSGCAASSCSTYKVFKANTIWKAAQTKCGGDLVAMESEEEWNFWKSKVNESTFQNKYGQRWHIGLRKRSDKWCWTTRNDTCMEVKVGTPRWNKGEPNNLKTEACVEMLISGSYNNIDCSKNDVDIGYICERKIDCNISDSGKIIFRSSNATVPTVPKSIGDPTATTKPTTKMITNPKKQLTTEKSHDVGTTSKVPHVSSSLQSEKHETNVFNPTKGAKDTASPVLKYIIESNQKKKNKWVTIVTISVPAAMLIVLLILLGCIIKRRMVSKKSDGCSAEAKDKNTSRTEDKFPATSPWSKEHVYDNMLPPGDSSKMLSEQDNKTGDQKYLYATVDKTRKKKAKSGVHFKPVSGDLVYAELDFNPSSQDAFGAAAEETPTKVTATVYASIEETCG, encoded by the exons GTTGCGCCGCCAGCTCTTGCTCAACTTATAAAGTTTTTAAAGCTAACACAATTTGGAAAGCAGCCCAAACAAAATGTGGCGGTGATCTTGTCGCAATGGAAAGTGAAGAAGAATGGAATTTTTGGAAGTCTAAAGTAAATGAATCGACATTTCAAAATAAGTATGGTCAACGGTGGCACATTGGTTTAAGGAAGCGGTCTGATAAATGGTGTTGGACAACTAGAAACGATACTTGTATGGAGGTCAAAGTTGGAACACCGAGATGGAATAAGGGAGAACCTAACAATCTAAAAACGGAAGCCTGTGTTGAGATGCTAATAAGTGGATCGTACAACAACATAGATTGCAGTAAGAATGATGTGGACATAGGATATATCTGTGAGCGAAAAATTG ACTGCAACATCTCTGATAGTGGAAAGATAATTTTCAGGAGTTCAAATGCAACTGTACCCACAGTTCCAAAAAGCATAGGGGACCCAACAG CGACAACTAAACCAACAACTAAGATGATAACAAATCCAAAAAAGCAATTAACAACAGAGAAGTCACACGATGTCGGAACGACATCAAAAGTACCCCATGTGTCATCTTCATTGCAATCTGAAAAGCACGAGACGAATGTATTCAACCCTACAAAAGGTGCAAAGG ACACAGCGTCCCCAGTCTTGAAATATATCATTGAGTccaatcagaaaaaaaagaataagtgGGTCACCATAGTCACGATCAGTGTTCCGGCCGCAATGCTGATAGTCTTGTTGATTCTTCTGGGATGCATAATCAAGCGACGAATGGTTTCTAAAAAATCAG ATGGCTGCAGCGCGGAAGCCAAAGATAAAAACACTTCTCGGACGGAGGATAAATTCCCAGCAACTTCCCCTTGGAGCAAAGAGCACGTTTACGACAATATGTTACCGCCTGGAGATTCATCCAAGATGCTTAGCGAGCAAGATAATAAAACAGGCGATCAGAAGTACCTCTATGCTACTGtagacaaaacaagaaaaaagaaggcaaAATCTGGG GTTCATTTCAAACCCGTCAGTGGCGACCTTGTGTATGCTGAACTTGACTTCAACCCTTCATCCCAGGATGCGTTCGGAGCGGCAGCAGAGGAAACACCAACCAAGGTGACTGCCACTGTCTACGCCAGTATAGAAGAAACATGTGGTTGA
- the LOC137989221 gene encoding uncharacterized protein isoform X2, translated as MKMQTVRQKPWSVMSIILVVAFIIITPYSGCAASSCSTYKVFKANTIWKAAQTKCGGDLVAMESEEEWNFWKSKVNESTFQNKYGQRWHIGLRKRSDKWCWTTRNDTCMEVKVGTPRWNKGEPNNLKTEACVEMLISGSYNNIDCSKNDVDIGYICERKIATTKPTTKMITNPKKQLTTEKSHDVGTTSKVPHVSSSLQSEKHETNVFNPTKGAKDTASPVLKYIIESNQKKKNKWVTIVTISVPAAMLIVLLILLGCIIKRRMVSKKSDGCSAEAKDKNTSRTEDKFPATSPWSKEHVYDNMLPPGDSSKMLSEQDNKTGDQKYLYATVDKTRKKKAKSGVHFKPVSGDLVYAELDFNPSSQDAFGAAAEETPTKVTATVYASIEETCG; from the exons GTTGCGCCGCCAGCTCTTGCTCAACTTATAAAGTTTTTAAAGCTAACACAATTTGGAAAGCAGCCCAAACAAAATGTGGCGGTGATCTTGTCGCAATGGAAAGTGAAGAAGAATGGAATTTTTGGAAGTCTAAAGTAAATGAATCGACATTTCAAAATAAGTATGGTCAACGGTGGCACATTGGTTTAAGGAAGCGGTCTGATAAATGGTGTTGGACAACTAGAAACGATACTTGTATGGAGGTCAAAGTTGGAACACCGAGATGGAATAAGGGAGAACCTAACAATCTAAAAACGGAAGCCTGTGTTGAGATGCTAATAAGTGGATCGTACAACAACATAGATTGCAGTAAGAATGATGTGGACATAGGATATATCTGTGAGCGAAAAATTG CGACAACTAAACCAACAACTAAGATGATAACAAATCCAAAAAAGCAATTAACAACAGAGAAGTCACACGATGTCGGAACGACATCAAAAGTACCCCATGTGTCATCTTCATTGCAATCTGAAAAGCACGAGACGAATGTATTCAACCCTACAAAAGGTGCAAAGG ACACAGCGTCCCCAGTCTTGAAATATATCATTGAGTccaatcagaaaaaaaagaataagtgGGTCACCATAGTCACGATCAGTGTTCCGGCCGCAATGCTGATAGTCTTGTTGATTCTTCTGGGATGCATAATCAAGCGACGAATGGTTTCTAAAAAATCAG ATGGCTGCAGCGCGGAAGCCAAAGATAAAAACACTTCTCGGACGGAGGATAAATTCCCAGCAACTTCCCCTTGGAGCAAAGAGCACGTTTACGACAATATGTTACCGCCTGGAGATTCATCCAAGATGCTTAGCGAGCAAGATAATAAAACAGGCGATCAGAAGTACCTCTATGCTACTGtagacaaaacaagaaaaaagaaggcaaAATCTGGG GTTCATTTCAAACCCGTCAGTGGCGACCTTGTGTATGCTGAACTTGACTTCAACCCTTCATCCCAGGATGCGTTCGGAGCGGCAGCAGAGGAAACACCAACCAAGGTGACTGCCACTGTCTACGCCAGTATAGAAGAAACATGTGGTTGA